One Actinospica robiniae DSM 44927 genomic region harbors:
- a CDS encoding DUF4436 family protein, whose protein sequence is MQGGFALVRRVAAVLVVPALCAGGILLYVNGRAVEHQADVIGDASAPNRVELLVTAQQVSAVQRRVQLRVQVVPLGDLASPGGVNAPSKQITLYSTSPTQSEVQFPAGRSAAAQDLDMGLYDGTISDYPFDGYDTEIAFAAVVDGEQVPIAMTFSDIDPFFHFATVSSRTSNHIVDQVQHVSRAQGTKIMAIFMMIVMWALGLSVVAGAWILVSRRRGLVWPALGWMAATLFALAALRNVAPGTPPIGCLLDYAAFFWAELLTAVGVVSAVFFGVLAERKRDPLHGEK, encoded by the coding sequence GTGCAAGGCGGGTTCGCGCTGGTCAGGCGGGTGGCGGCGGTGCTGGTTGTGCCGGCGCTGTGTGCTGGCGGGATCTTGCTGTATGTGAACGGGCGGGCGGTGGAGCACCAGGCGGATGTGATCGGCGATGCTTCGGCTCCGAACCGGGTGGAGCTGCTCGTGACGGCTCAGCAGGTCAGCGCGGTGCAGCGGCGGGTGCAGTTGCGGGTCCAAGTGGTCCCGCTGGGCGATTTGGCTTCGCCGGGCGGCGTCAACGCGCCTTCGAAGCAGATCACCCTGTACTCGACCTCGCCGACGCAGTCCGAGGTGCAGTTTCCCGCGGGGCGGTCGGCGGCGGCTCAGGACCTGGACATGGGTTTGTACGACGGGACGATTTCCGACTATCCGTTCGACGGCTACGACACCGAGATCGCCTTCGCCGCGGTGGTCGACGGTGAGCAGGTGCCGATCGCGATGACGTTCAGCGACATCGACCCCTTCTTTCATTTCGCCACGGTCAGTTCGCGCACGAGCAATCACATCGTCGACCAGGTCCAGCATGTCTCTCGGGCGCAGGGGACCAAGATCATGGCGATCTTCATGATGATCGTGATGTGGGCGCTGGGGCTCTCGGTCGTGGCCGGCGCCTGGATCCTGGTGTCGCGGCGGCGGGGGCTGGTGTGGCCGGCGCTGGGGTGGATGGCGGCGACGCTCTTCGCCCTCGCGGCGTTGCGCAATGTGGCTCCTGGGACGCCGCCCATCGGCTGCCTGCTGGACTACGCCGCGTTCTTCTGGGCCGAGCTGCTGACCGCCGTCGGAGTCGTCTCGGCCGTGTTCTTCGGTGTGCTGGCCGAGCGGAAGCGCGATCCGCTGCACGGGGAGAAGTAG
- a CDS encoding arsenate reductase family protein, translating to MEIWINPRCSKCRTAIEFLDEAGAEYTVRRYLEEPPTAEELREVLERLGLEPWDITRTGEAVAKELGISGWGKTGADRERWIEALAGHPTLIQRPIITADDGHAVVGRSDEALRSVVEPR from the coding sequence GTGGAGATCTGGATCAACCCCCGTTGCTCGAAGTGCCGCACCGCGATCGAGTTCTTGGACGAGGCCGGCGCCGAATACACCGTGCGCCGCTACCTGGAGGAGCCGCCGACGGCCGAGGAACTGCGGGAGGTGCTGGAGCGGCTCGGGCTCGAGCCCTGGGACATCACGCGGACCGGGGAGGCGGTGGCCAAGGAGCTCGGGATCAGCGGCTGGGGGAAGACCGGGGCGGACCGGGAGCGCTGGATCGAGGCGCTGGCTGGGCATCCGACGCTGATTCAGCGGCCCATCATCACGGCCGACGACGGGCACGCCGTCGTCGGCCGCAGCGATGAGGCTCTGCGTTCCGTGGTCGAGCCTCGCTGA
- a CDS encoding trypsin-like serine peptidase → MRTRISPRPARLAGVVAAGVLTAFAAIPTAQAATADSAVPAGTTVHFPGRPEVGALFDAPDYTGPDAAHFCTASVIASPRGDLVLTAAHCVYNASKKTYTHAAITFAPGYDEAPRADLGGVWNVERIDVSPGYLADGDTESDYAILVIAPQNGHEIQRYTGALLPTIATLPEPVQVVGYNNLEWDAQGNEAIECRALAFEETDDSEPYARFNCPNFQDGSSGGPWIVGGTNLVMGVIGGYEQGGDTPDWSYSALFGPSMLKFYLATAFGS, encoded by the coding sequence ATGAGAACACGAATATCGCCCCGTCCGGCCCGGCTCGCCGGTGTCGTGGCGGCAGGCGTGCTCACCGCGTTCGCCGCCATACCCACAGCCCAAGCAGCCACCGCAGACTCCGCCGTCCCCGCCGGCACCACCGTGCACTTCCCCGGCCGCCCCGAGGTCGGTGCCCTCTTCGACGCTCCCGACTACACCGGCCCCGACGCCGCCCACTTCTGTACCGCCAGCGTCATCGCCAGCCCGCGCGGCGATCTCGTCCTCACCGCGGCGCACTGCGTGTACAACGCGTCGAAGAAGACGTACACACACGCCGCCATCACCTTCGCCCCCGGTTACGACGAGGCCCCGCGCGCGGACCTCGGCGGAGTGTGGAACGTCGAGCGGATCGACGTCTCCCCCGGCTATCTCGCCGACGGCGACACCGAAAGCGACTACGCGATCCTCGTCATCGCCCCGCAGAACGGCCACGAGATCCAGCGCTACACCGGCGCTCTGCTGCCGACCATCGCCACGCTGCCCGAGCCGGTCCAGGTCGTCGGCTACAACAACCTGGAGTGGGACGCCCAGGGCAACGAGGCGATCGAATGTCGCGCTCTGGCCTTCGAAGAGACCGACGACAGCGAGCCCTACGCCCGATTCAACTGCCCCAACTTCCAGGACGGCAGCAGCGGCGGCCCGTGGATCGTGGGCGGCACGAACCTGGTCATGGGCGTGATCGGCGGCTACGAGCAGGGCGGCGACACGCCGGACTGGTCCTACTCGGCGCTGTTCGGCCCGAGCATGCTGAAGTTCTACCTCGCGACCGCCTTCGGCAGCTGA
- a CDS encoding pirin family protein: MTTTSIQRAEDRFKTKTGWLDSKHSFSFGRHYDVDNTHFGLLLVNNDDIVTPGTGFETHPHRDMEIVTWVMRGQLVHQDSEGHSGVIYPGLAQRMSAGRGIMHSEKNDSWRLTGGPEHAEPVHFVQMWVIPDEAGSSPGYEQLEIADELLRGGLVPVASGRPEHADEAAIRIRQKDATLHVARMEPGRTVTLPNAPYVHLFVPSGTVELEGAGTLGEGDAARIEDSAGQRVTAGPSGAEILAWEMHGKIG, encoded by the coding sequence GTGACGACTACCAGCATTCAGCGTGCCGAAGACCGATTCAAGACGAAGACGGGCTGGCTCGACTCGAAGCACTCGTTCTCCTTCGGCCGGCACTACGACGTGGACAACACCCACTTCGGCCTGCTGCTGGTGAACAACGACGACATCGTCACGCCGGGCACCGGTTTCGAGACCCACCCGCACCGCGACATGGAGATCGTGACCTGGGTCATGCGCGGCCAGCTCGTGCACCAGGACTCCGAAGGCCACAGCGGCGTGATCTACCCGGGCCTGGCCCAGCGGATGAGCGCCGGCCGCGGCATCATGCACTCGGAGAAGAACGACTCCTGGCGGCTGACCGGCGGTCCCGAGCACGCCGAGCCGGTACATTTCGTACAGATGTGGGTAATTCCCGACGAGGCCGGGAGCTCGCCCGGTTACGAGCAGCTGGAGATCGCCGACGAGCTGCTGCGCGGCGGCCTGGTCCCGGTGGCCTCTGGCCGTCCCGAGCACGCCGACGAGGCGGCCATCCGGATCCGCCAGAAGGACGCCACGCTGCACGTCGCACGGATGGAGCCGGGCCGCACCGTCACCCTGCCGAACGCCCCCTACGTGCACCTTTTCGTGCCCAGCGGCACCGTCGAGCTCGAGGGCGCGGGCACTCTGGGCGAGGGCGACGCGGCCAGGATCGAGGACTCGGCCGGCCAGCGCGTGACCGCGGGCCCAAGCGGAGCCGAGATCCTCGCCTGGGAGATGCACGGCAAGATCGGCTGA
- a CDS encoding amino acid permease, which produces MTPTETTPLEEDDSALHRLGIRRRHERRLSASANLCTGFTCVGVLGGTLTLYGYGMAAGGPALIVWAWMLGGGLTLLVGLALAEVCSALPDAGSLHVYAGKLARRHPRAAAWCVGWLNACGQIALTAVVDLGAAMFIGAFAALEWGFSISRGALFLVFAAVLVGHALLVVFGGRESIAALARFSAGWQLLAAAVLVAVLAIKPARLQSPGFVFSHFANQTGFGAGWSGSARIYVCLVGLLVVAFSLSGFDASARVSEETQGASRSAPRGIVASIAASWLVGFAVLTALTFAIQDYPRESGSSAPAAQILLDAAGRTAAATVLVAVLIAQLLCGLACTESSARVLFAVSRERMLPGSGFWYRVNRRTRTPTNAVWLTAGAAALSAVPALWDADAFAALAAFAAFASGLAVIVPVYLRLRRRDFPRGPWHLGRWSPLVGWIAVAWTLLVSAALLAPQVAPITVHSFDYAPALAIIVLVVARTRWSTTARGTDIRPLRRGYPDEPGALDAELS; this is translated from the coding sequence ATGACACCCACCGAGACCACCCCCCTCGAAGAAGACGACAGCGCGCTGCACCGCCTCGGCATCCGCCGACGGCACGAGCGGCGGCTGAGCGCATCGGCCAATCTCTGCACCGGATTCACCTGCGTCGGCGTGCTCGGCGGCACACTGACCCTCTACGGGTACGGCATGGCCGCGGGCGGCCCGGCCCTGATCGTCTGGGCCTGGATGCTCGGCGGCGGGCTCACCCTGCTGGTCGGCCTGGCCCTGGCCGAGGTGTGCTCGGCGCTGCCCGACGCGGGCTCGCTGCACGTGTACGCCGGCAAACTGGCACGGCGCCATCCGCGCGCCGCCGCGTGGTGCGTCGGCTGGCTCAACGCCTGCGGCCAGATCGCGCTGACGGCGGTCGTCGACCTCGGCGCGGCGATGTTCATCGGCGCCTTCGCCGCGCTGGAATGGGGATTCTCGATATCCCGAGGCGCGTTGTTCCTCGTCTTCGCGGCCGTGCTCGTCGGCCACGCGCTGCTCGTCGTCTTCGGCGGACGCGAGTCGATCGCGGCCCTGGCCAGGTTCTCCGCCGGCTGGCAGCTTCTCGCCGCCGCGGTTCTCGTGGCAGTGCTCGCGATCAAGCCCGCCCGCTTGCAGTCGCCCGGCTTCGTCTTCAGCCACTTCGCGAATCAGACCGGCTTCGGAGCCGGCTGGTCCGGCAGTGCTCGAATATATGTATGCCTGGTCGGCCTGCTCGTCGTCGCCTTCTCGCTCTCCGGATTCGACGCCTCGGCCCGCGTTTCGGAGGAGACACAAGGAGCCAGCCGGTCGGCGCCTCGTGGCATCGTCGCGTCGATCGCGGCATCCTGGCTGGTCGGCTTCGCCGTGCTGACGGCGCTGACGTTCGCGATACAGGACTATCCGCGGGAGTCCGGCTCAAGTGCGCCGGCCGCGCAGATCCTTCTGGACGCAGCCGGACGGACCGCCGCCGCGACGGTGCTCGTCGCCGTCCTCATCGCCCAGCTGCTGTGCGGCCTGGCTTGTACCGAATCGAGCGCCCGGGTGCTGTTCGCGGTCTCCCGGGAGCGGATGCTGCCCGGATCAGGATTCTGGTATCGAGTGAACCGGCGCACCAGGACGCCCACGAACGCCGTCTGGCTGACGGCAGGAGCCGCGGCGCTGTCGGCGGTTCCCGCGCTCTGGGACGCGGACGCTTTCGCCGCACTGGCCGCGTTCGCAGCGTTCGCCTCCGGCCTGGCCGTCATCGTCCCGGTCTACCTGCGGTTGCGGCGGCGGGATTTCCCGCGCGGGCCTTGGCATCTCGGCCGCTGGTCGCCCCTCGTCGGCTGGATCGCAGTCGCGTGGACGCTGCTCGTCTCCGCGGCACTGCTCGCGCCGCAGGTCGCCCCGATCACGGTGCACAGCTTCGATTACGCGCCGGCACTGGCGATCATCGTGCTCGTCGTGGCCCGGACGCGTTGGTCCACCACGGCCCGAGGAACCGACATCCGCCCTTTGCGGCGCGGATATCCCGACGAACCGGGCGCCCTCGACGCTGAATTGTCGTAG